One part of the Burkholderia latens genome encodes these proteins:
- a CDS encoding amino acid ABC transporter substrate-binding protein, producing the protein MKMQRFWRALALAGLLAIGATARAEDAPSTLPRIEPFAPAQLTGTLAKVRGSGTIALGYRDASIPFSYLNARNEPIGYSIELCKALVASIEDAINRSLTIRWVPVTSDNRIDAVVSGKVDLECGSTTSNLERQKRVAFSPIIFVAGTKVMVKRGALIRSFRDLAGRKVAVTAGTTNEKALRDLDERFRLGIQLQVVPDHAQGFALVANGGADAFATDDVLLYGLIAENAGKGGQYDVVGDFLSYDPYGIMFRKDDPQLAQVVKSTFQELALDGEIARQYKRWFLRPLPSGVSLNLPMSPQLETIIETIGVKGE; encoded by the coding sequence ATGAAGATGCAGCGATTCTGGCGTGCGCTCGCGCTCGCGGGCCTGCTTGCCATCGGCGCGACCGCGCGCGCGGAAGATGCGCCATCGACGCTGCCGCGCATCGAGCCGTTCGCGCCGGCGCAACTGACCGGCACGCTTGCGAAGGTGCGCGGCAGCGGCACGATCGCACTCGGCTATCGCGACGCGTCGATCCCGTTCTCGTATCTGAACGCGCGCAACGAGCCGATCGGCTATTCGATCGAGCTGTGCAAGGCGCTCGTGGCGTCTATCGAGGACGCGATCAACCGGAGCCTGACGATCCGCTGGGTGCCGGTCACGTCAGACAACCGCATCGACGCGGTGGTCAGCGGCAAGGTCGATCTGGAATGCGGCTCCACGACGAGCAACCTCGAGCGCCAGAAGCGCGTGGCGTTCTCGCCGATCATCTTCGTGGCCGGCACGAAGGTGATGGTGAAACGCGGCGCGCTGATCCGCTCGTTCCGCGATCTCGCGGGCCGGAAAGTCGCGGTGACCGCCGGTACGACCAACGAGAAGGCGCTGCGCGATCTGGACGAGCGATTCCGGCTCGGAATCCAGCTGCAGGTGGTGCCCGACCATGCGCAGGGCTTCGCGCTCGTCGCGAACGGCGGCGCCGACGCGTTCGCGACGGACGACGTGCTGCTGTATGGGCTGATCGCAGAGAATGCGGGCAAGGGCGGACAGTACGACGTCGTGGGCGACTTTCTGTCGTACGACCCGTACGGGATCATGTTTCGCAAGGACGATCCGCAGCTCGCGCAGGTCGTGAAAAGCACGTTCCAGGAGCTGGCCCTCGACGGCGAAATCGCGCGTCAATACAAGCGCTGGTTCCTGCGCCCGCTTCCATCGGGTGTGAGCCTCAATCTGCCGATGAGCCCGCAACTGGAGACCATCATCGAGACGATCGGCGTGAAGGGGGAATGA
- a CDS encoding dicarboxylate/amino acid:cation symporter: protein MRKKNAAAVWILIAMVAGIVIGYMIFTSFPDKKAAAEIAGYISLVSDVFLRLIKMVIGPLVFSTLVVGIAHMGDAASVGRVFVKAFGWFVTASLVSLLLGLLMANLLRPGDNLGLPLPDIGASANLATSKFTLKDFVGHMVPKSFAEAMANNEILQIVVFSMFFGVALAALGDRGKILIAAIDQLSHVMLKITGYVMKLAPLAVMAAMAATVAVNGLSVLLKFAVFMGDFYVSLFLLWALLVCAGFAFLGRRVFKLLVLIKEAFMLSFATASSEAAYPKILDALDRFGVRRKISSFVMPMGYSFNLDGSMMYCTFASLFIAQAYNIHLSLGTQITMLLVLMLTSKGMAGVPRASLVVIAATLHQFGLPEAGLLLILGVDTFLDMGRSATNAVGNSIASAVVAKWEGQLMSEAEAEANAARIEAEQEATIAHPTEV from the coding sequence ATGCGGAAAAAGAATGCAGCAGCCGTCTGGATCCTGATCGCGATGGTGGCAGGCATCGTGATCGGCTACATGATCTTCACGAGCTTTCCCGACAAGAAGGCCGCCGCCGAAATCGCCGGGTACATCTCGCTCGTGTCCGACGTGTTCCTGCGGCTGATCAAGATGGTGATCGGGCCGCTCGTGTTCTCGACGCTCGTCGTCGGCATCGCGCACATGGGCGACGCGGCTTCGGTCGGGCGCGTGTTCGTGAAGGCGTTCGGCTGGTTCGTCACCGCGTCGCTGGTCTCGCTGCTGCTCGGGCTGCTGATGGCGAACCTGCTGCGGCCCGGCGACAATCTCGGCCTGCCGCTGCCGGACATCGGCGCATCGGCGAACCTTGCGACGTCGAAGTTCACGCTGAAGGACTTCGTCGGCCACATGGTGCCGAAGTCGTTCGCCGAGGCGATGGCGAATAACGAAATCCTGCAGATCGTCGTGTTCTCGATGTTCTTCGGCGTGGCGCTCGCCGCGCTGGGCGACCGCGGCAAGATCCTGATCGCCGCGATCGACCAGCTGTCGCACGTGATGCTGAAGATCACCGGCTACGTGATGAAGCTTGCGCCGCTCGCGGTGATGGCGGCGATGGCCGCGACCGTCGCGGTCAATGGGTTGTCGGTGCTGCTGAAGTTCGCGGTGTTCATGGGCGACTTCTACGTGAGCCTGTTCCTGCTCTGGGCATTGCTCGTCTGTGCCGGGTTCGCGTTCCTCGGGCGCAGAGTGTTCAAGCTGCTGGTGCTGATCAAGGAAGCGTTCATGCTGTCGTTCGCGACGGCCAGCTCCGAAGCCGCGTATCCGAAGATTCTCGACGCGCTCGACCGGTTCGGCGTGCGACGCAAAATCTCCAGCTTCGTGATGCCGATGGGTTATTCGTTCAACCTCGACGGCTCGATGATGTACTGCACGTTCGCGTCGCTGTTCATCGCGCAGGCGTACAACATCCATCTGTCGCTGGGCACGCAGATCACGATGCTGCTCGTGCTGATGCTGACATCGAAGGGGATGGCCGGCGTGCCGCGCGCCTCGCTCGTCGTGATCGCGGCCACGCTGCACCAGTTCGGGCTGCCCGAAGCCGGGCTGCTGCTGATTCTCGGCGTCGATACGTTCCTCGACATGGGACGCTCGGCCACCAACGCGGTCGGCAACTCGATTGCCAGCGCGGTCGTCGCGAAGTGGGAAGGCCAGCTTATGTCCGAAGCGGAAGCCGAGGCCAACGCGGCGCGCATCGAAGCCGAACAGGAAGCGACGATCGCACATCCGACCGAAGTCTGA
- a CDS encoding LysR family transcriptional regulator, with amino-acid sequence MQKSHKSELANLNDIAVFVRVVELGSFSRAAHALGMPVSTVSRKVTALEERLGATLLQRTTRKLSLTAQGRAYFDACSEPLTHLYDAERVITETQKKPEGLLRISGPVMLEQEPFYDFLSSFLSAYPHIHVDLYFTNAFLDLIAENIDVAIRFGDLQDSSLVAQRIGRSVRYLVASPEYARAHALPSRPDDLARHACVMMNARNNETEWHLVNGRKSVKVHLTGPVAARDFHVVSAFALRGHGIALLPSNYCDPHIATGKLVRVLPAWSSPEIFVHAVYPTRRFMPSKLKAFLDALKGWDGPLWLPLR; translated from the coding sequence ATGCAAAAATCCCACAAGAGCGAACTGGCCAATCTGAACGACATCGCCGTCTTTGTCCGGGTAGTGGAATTGGGAAGCTTCAGCCGGGCGGCGCATGCCCTTGGAATGCCGGTCTCGACGGTCAGCCGCAAAGTGACGGCGCTCGAGGAGCGTCTGGGCGCGACGCTGCTGCAGCGGACCACCCGGAAGCTGAGCCTGACCGCGCAGGGCCGCGCGTATTTCGACGCGTGCAGCGAGCCGCTGACTCACCTCTACGACGCGGAGCGCGTGATCACCGAAACGCAGAAGAAGCCCGAAGGCCTGCTTCGCATCTCCGGCCCGGTGATGCTCGAGCAGGAACCGTTTTACGATTTCCTGTCGTCGTTTCTGAGCGCCTATCCGCACATCCATGTGGATCTCTACTTCACGAACGCGTTTCTCGACCTGATCGCCGAAAACATCGACGTCGCGATCCGCTTCGGTGACTTGCAGGACTCGAGCCTCGTCGCGCAACGGATCGGCCGGAGCGTCCGGTATCTGGTCGCGTCGCCGGAATACGCGCGAGCGCACGCGCTGCCGTCGCGGCCCGACGATCTCGCGCGACATGCGTGCGTGATGATGAACGCGCGCAACAACGAGACGGAGTGGCATCTCGTCAACGGCCGGAAATCGGTGAAGGTGCATCTGACGGGGCCGGTGGCCGCGCGCGACTTTCACGTCGTCAGTGCATTTGCGCTTCGTGGGCACGGCATCGCGCTGCTTCCGTCGAACTATTGCGACCCGCATATCGCGACGGGAAAACTCGTGCGCGTGCTGCCGGCCTGGTCCTCGCCGGAAATATTCGTTCATGCCGTTTATCCGACACGGCGGTTCATGCCGTCGAAGCTGAAGGCGTTCCTGGATGCACTCAAAGGGTGGGACGGCCCGCTCTGGCTGCCATTGCGATGA
- a CDS encoding SDR family oxidoreductase — translation MANKVVVITGASSGIGEATAKRLASNGATVALAARRLENLERIATEIREKGGNVSVHQVDVTDQAQVNRLVADVVSQHGRLDVMVNNAGLMAIAPLSLRKTDEWDRMIDINIKGLLYGVAAALPVFENQESGHFVNIASVVGLKVFSPGGTVYSGTKFAVRAISEGLRHEVGGKIRTTVISPGAIDTELKFGSGHDESRDFVVDFYKMAIPADAIAQAIAYAIEQPPSVDVNEIVIRPTVQDF, via the coding sequence ATGGCTAACAAAGTCGTCGTCATTACCGGTGCTTCCAGCGGAATCGGTGAAGCCACCGCCAAGCGCCTCGCGTCAAACGGCGCCACTGTCGCGCTGGCCGCACGCAGGCTGGAAAATCTCGAACGCATCGCGACGGAAATCCGGGAAAAGGGCGGTAATGTATCCGTCCATCAGGTCGACGTGACAGACCAGGCGCAGGTCAATCGCCTCGTCGCCGATGTCGTGTCGCAACACGGGCGCCTCGACGTAATGGTGAACAACGCCGGACTGATGGCGATCGCGCCGTTGTCGTTGCGCAAGACCGACGAATGGGATCGGATGATCGACATCAACATCAAGGGTCTCCTGTACGGCGTCGCGGCCGCGTTGCCGGTTTTCGAAAATCAGGAATCCGGCCATTTCGTCAATATCGCGTCGGTCGTCGGGCTGAAGGTCTTCAGCCCCGGCGGTACCGTGTATTCGGGCACGAAGTTCGCGGTCCGGGCCATTTCGGAAGGCTTGCGTCACGAAGTCGGCGGCAAGATCCGCACGACCGTGATTTCACCGGGAGCGATCGACACGGAGCTGAAGTTCGGCTCGGGGCACGACGAGAGCCGCGACTTCGTCGTCGATTTCTACAAGATGGCGATTCCGGCCGATGCCATCGCGCAGGCTATCGCGTATGCGATCGAGCAGCCGCCTTCGGTCGACGTCAACGAGATCGTGATTCGTCCCACCGTGCAGGATTTCTGA
- a CDS encoding oxidoreductase produces MTEDDYRSVAIVGPGAIGTTIAAALHEAGRTLAICGRSAHERLTLRFDGGEIVVPGPVLTDPQAIDERFDVVFVAVKSTQVASAASWLPALCDANSVVCVLQNGVEQAAAFAPYSVGAAVVPSVVWFPAQREADASVWLRGEPRVTLPDTPASNAVVSALRGTRCSVEVAEDFISLAWRKLLQNAVAGLMVLTGRRAGMFSRSDITELALAYLRECLEVARAEGAKLGDEVPREIVDAFHRFPPDLGTSILADRQGNRPLEWDCRNGVVQRYGRIHGIPTPISDLIVPLLAAASDGPG; encoded by the coding sequence ATGACAGAGGATGACTACCGCAGCGTCGCCATCGTCGGGCCGGGTGCAATCGGCACGACCATTGCCGCGGCGCTTCATGAAGCCGGCCGCACGCTGGCGATCTGCGGCCGCTCGGCGCACGAGCGGCTGACGTTGCGCTTCGACGGCGGCGAGATCGTCGTGCCCGGGCCCGTGCTGACAGATCCGCAAGCGATCGACGAGCGGTTCGACGTTGTATTCGTGGCAGTCAAATCGACGCAGGTCGCGAGCGCGGCGTCGTGGCTCCCCGCGCTATGCGATGCGAACTCCGTCGTCTGCGTGCTGCAAAACGGCGTCGAGCAAGCAGCCGCGTTCGCGCCGTATTCGGTCGGCGCTGCGGTGGTGCCATCGGTGGTCTGGTTTCCCGCGCAACGCGAAGCGGACGCGTCGGTGTGGTTGCGCGGCGAACCGCGCGTCACTCTGCCCGACACGCCGGCGAGCAACGCGGTGGTCTCGGCGTTGCGGGGCACGCGATGCTCGGTCGAGGTTGCGGAGGATTTCATCTCGCTCGCGTGGCGCAAGCTGTTGCAGAACGCGGTGGCGGGCCTCATGGTGCTGACCGGCCGCCGCGCCGGCATGTTCTCGCGAAGCGACATCACCGAACTGGCGCTTGCGTACCTGCGGGAATGTCTCGAGGTGGCCCGTGCGGAAGGTGCGAAGCTCGGCGATGAAGTGCCCCGCGAGATCGTCGACGCGTTCCATCGTTTCCCGCCAGATTTGGGGACGTCGATTCTCGCCGATCGGCAGGGCAATCGCCCGCTCGAATGGGATTGCCGAAATGGAGTCGTGCAGCGATACGGACGAATTCACGGCATTCCGACGCCGATCAGCGACCTGATCGTGCCGCTTCTCGCCGCCGCCAGCGATGGCCCCGGTTAG
- a CDS encoding MFS transporter — MSLPVFSPSATPDTTSSRPRVLWLSCVAHAIHDGYTDMIYALLPVWQSEFGLDFAALAILRGVYAGTMAALQLPAGRVAQRLGSRAPLAAGTLLAALGYALAGLSGGLLGLCVALAISGAGSSTQHPIASGAISRTYGRDARGPLSIYNFSGDLGKSLLPAAISLFATMMPWRHALWIVAGWGCVVAAIIALRFPAVPRGPAKTTSAEHATTARKRTGTSGFPALFSIGVLDTAVRMGLLTFLPFLLGAKGVSPQLVGTALALVFIGGAAGKFVCGWLGARMGVVKTVLLTEGGTAACIVAVMYLPLPLTMVLLPILGMMLNGTSSVLYGTVPEMSAPARTERAFAIFYTGTIASGALSPVLYGLLGDRIGVHAATYATALTALAIFPLAFALRPHLADQRTG; from the coding sequence ATGAGCTTGCCGGTTTTTTCCCCTTCCGCGACACCGGACACCACGTCGTCACGACCGCGCGTACTGTGGTTGTCCTGCGTCGCGCACGCGATCCACGACGGCTACACGGACATGATTTACGCGCTGCTACCCGTATGGCAGTCGGAGTTCGGCCTCGACTTCGCTGCGTTGGCGATTCTGCGCGGCGTGTATGCCGGCACGATGGCGGCGCTGCAGTTGCCTGCGGGGCGTGTCGCACAACGTCTCGGCAGCCGCGCGCCGCTCGCCGCCGGCACGCTGCTCGCCGCGCTCGGCTATGCGCTCGCCGGCCTGTCGGGCGGGCTGCTCGGTTTGTGCGTCGCGCTGGCGATTTCGGGCGCCGGGTCGAGCACGCAGCATCCGATCGCTTCGGGCGCGATCTCGCGCACCTATGGCCGCGACGCACGGGGCCCGCTGAGCATCTACAATTTTTCCGGCGACCTCGGCAAATCCTTGCTGCCGGCTGCCATCTCGCTGTTCGCGACGATGATGCCGTGGCGTCACGCGCTATGGATCGTCGCCGGATGGGGCTGCGTCGTGGCTGCGATCATCGCGCTCCGGTTTCCCGCGGTGCCGCGCGGCCCCGCGAAGACGACCAGCGCCGAGCACGCGACCACTGCACGCAAGCGCACCGGCACGAGCGGATTTCCCGCGCTGTTTTCGATCGGCGTGCTCGATACGGCGGTACGCATGGGGCTGCTTACGTTTCTGCCCTTCCTGCTCGGTGCGAAGGGCGTGTCGCCTCAATTGGTCGGAACGGCTCTCGCGCTGGTGTTCATTGGCGGTGCGGCCGGCAAGTTCGTTTGCGGCTGGCTGGGCGCGCGCATGGGGGTGGTGAAGACGGTGCTGCTCACGGAGGGCGGCACGGCCGCATGCATCGTCGCGGTGATGTATCTGCCGCTGCCGCTGACGATGGTGCTGCTGCCGATCCTCGGCATGATGCTCAACGGCACGTCCTCGGTGCTGTACGGAACCGTTCCGGAGATGTCCGCGCCCGCTCGCACCGAGCGCGCGTTCGCGATTTTCTATACGGGAACGATCGCATCCGGTGCGTTATCGCCTGTTCTCTACGGCTTGCTGGGCGACCGGATCGGCGTGCATGCCGCGACGTATGCGACCGCATTGACCGCCCTCGCGATTTTTCCGCTTGCGTTCGCACTGCGCCCGCATCTGGCGGACCAACGGACAGGATGA
- the gcvA gene encoding transcriptional regulator GcvA — protein MNESPDAKNRDQLPPLNALRAFDAVARHGSFAGAAAELHVTHWAVGKQIRLLENWFGLPLFDRRPRGVVLTDEGAALLNDVSHAFERLGSAAVRLRHNTATHRISGIVRVNVPMSFALCWLLPRLADFHSQYPDIDVRVSTTSRKLRYVADAFDIGVRSGPEQGAGIESRPLMPDLRVPACNPVLLRKQPIQTAADLRHHTLLHSATTRSAWTHWLKEAGAADLRPARDVEFDHVNLQLGAAIEGLGVALASLQLIGRDLAEGRLVCPLASPVWRADDYMLVTNADRADDAAVSVFARWIDRAASQEAGHAPA, from the coding sequence ATGAACGAAAGCCCCGATGCGAAGAACCGGGACCAGCTCCCTCCGCTGAACGCATTGCGCGCTTTCGATGCGGTTGCGAGGCACGGCAGCTTCGCTGGCGCGGCGGCGGAATTGCACGTGACGCATTGGGCCGTCGGAAAACAGATCAGATTGCTGGAGAACTGGTTCGGCCTGCCGTTGTTCGACCGTCGTCCGCGCGGTGTCGTGCTGACCGACGAAGGCGCCGCATTGCTGAACGACGTCAGCCACGCGTTCGAGCGCCTCGGCAGCGCAGCGGTGCGGCTGCGCCACAACACGGCCACGCACCGGATCTCGGGCATCGTGCGCGTGAACGTGCCGATGAGCTTCGCGCTGTGCTGGCTGCTGCCGCGCCTCGCCGATTTCCATTCGCAATACCCGGACATCGACGTGAGGGTGTCGACGACGTCGCGCAAGCTGCGCTATGTCGCCGACGCTTTCGATATCGGGGTTCGGTCCGGCCCGGAGCAAGGGGCTGGTATCGAATCGCGCCCGCTGATGCCCGACTTGCGCGTGCCTGCCTGCAATCCCGTATTGCTGCGCAAGCAGCCGATACAGACGGCGGCCGACTTGCGCCATCACACGCTGCTGCATTCGGCCACGACGCGCTCCGCGTGGACACACTGGTTGAAGGAAGCGGGCGCCGCCGATCTGCGGCCGGCGCGCGACGTCGAATTCGATCACGTGAATCTTCAGCTGGGTGCTGCGATCGAAGGCCTCGGCGTGGCGCTGGCGTCGTTGCAGCTGATCGGCCGCGACCTGGCGGAGGGGCGGCTCGTATGTCCGCTCGCGTCGCCGGTCTGGCGTGCCGACGATTACATGTTGGTGACGAACGCCGATCGCGCCGACGATGCCGCAGTGTCCGTGTTCGCCCGGTGGATCGACCGCGCGGCGAGCCAGGAGGCCGGGCACGCGCCGGCATGA
- a CDS encoding LysR family transcriptional regulator — MQNLDALLIFARVAEMSSFTRAAESLGIQKGRVSMVVRTLERDVGAALLHRTTRSVQLTEDGRAFYSRARDLLAEVQELQSMFSGDGTRVRGRLRVDMPTELARSVVVPALPQLMAAHPELELELSSTDRRVDLVQEGFDCVIRLGPIVDETLIARPLGRLRMINAASPGYLARYGVPHTLDDLLAHGHRMVHYTLTLGARHPGWEYPTGDGYATLALPSAMQVNNVQTYHAAGLAGLGLIQAGYSGIASHIESGALVEVLPALRPEPLAASLVVAHRRNLSPRVRAFMEWIERVLQPYFA, encoded by the coding sequence ATGCAAAATCTCGATGCGCTGTTGATCTTTGCCCGAGTCGCCGAAATGTCGAGCTTCACGCGGGCGGCCGAAAGCCTCGGCATCCAGAAAGGCCGTGTGTCGATGGTGGTCCGCACCCTCGAGCGCGACGTCGGCGCCGCGCTGTTGCACCGGACGACGCGCAGCGTGCAGTTGACCGAAGACGGCCGCGCGTTCTATTCACGTGCTCGCGATCTGCTGGCCGAGGTGCAGGAACTGCAATCGATGTTCTCCGGCGACGGCACGCGCGTGCGCGGACGACTGCGCGTCGACATGCCGACCGAGCTCGCACGCAGCGTCGTGGTGCCCGCGCTGCCGCAACTGATGGCCGCGCATCCGGAGCTGGAACTGGAGTTGTCGAGCACCGATCGGCGTGTCGATCTCGTGCAGGAAGGGTTCGATTGCGTGATCCGTCTGGGGCCGATCGTGGACGAGACACTGATTGCGCGGCCGCTGGGCCGGCTGCGGATGATCAATGCGGCGAGCCCCGGGTATCTGGCGCGGTATGGCGTGCCGCATACGCTCGACGATCTGCTCGCCCACGGCCACCGGATGGTTCACTACACGCTGACACTCGGCGCGCGGCATCCCGGCTGGGAATATCCGACCGGCGACGGCTATGCGACGCTCGCGTTGCCGAGCGCGATGCAGGTCAACAACGTGCAGACCTATCATGCGGCCGGGCTTGCCGGTCTCGGGTTGATCCAGGCCGGATACTCGGGGATCGCGAGTCACATCGAAAGCGGTGCGCTGGTCGAGGTGCTGCCGGCGCTGCGCCCGGAGCCGCTCGCGGCGTCACTCGTCGTCGCCCATCGGCGCAATCTGTCGCCGCGCGTGCGGGCGTTCATGGAGTGGATCGAGCGCGTGCTGCAACCGTATTTCGCTTAG
- a CDS encoding flavodoxin family protein, producing MTQHTSPAKTAVVYHSGYGHTARMAAAVAEGAGAALVAIDADGNIADNAWDTLASADAIVFGSPTYMGGPSWQFKKFADASSKAWFEGAWRNKIFGGFTNSASINGDKLNTLEYFVLLAGQHGGIWVSMDIKPANLKASLRDDLNRMGSYIAPMAQTPADASPDEMSPGDLETARRYGARVATIAGQFRAAQARLG from the coding sequence ATGACGCAACACACCTCGCCGGCCAAAACGGCCGTCGTCTATCACTCCGGCTATGGGCATACCGCACGGATGGCCGCGGCCGTCGCCGAAGGCGCCGGCGCTGCGCTCGTCGCGATCGACGCCGACGGCAACATTGCGGACAACGCATGGGACACGCTCGCGAGCGCGGACGCGATCGTGTTCGGCTCGCCGACGTACATGGGCGGCCCGAGCTGGCAGTTCAAGAAATTCGCAGACGCGTCGTCGAAGGCGTGGTTCGAAGGCGCGTGGCGCAACAAGATCTTCGGCGGCTTCACGAACAGCGCGAGCATCAACGGCGACAAGCTGAACACGCTCGAGTACTTCGTGCTGCTGGCCGGGCAGCACGGCGGCATCTGGGTGAGCATGGACATCAAGCCGGCGAACCTGAAGGCGTCGCTGCGTGACGACCTGAACCGCATGGGCTCCTATATCGCGCCGATGGCGCAGACGCCGGCCGATGCGTCGCCTGACGAGATGTCGCCGGGCGACCTCGAGACCGCCCGCCGCTATGGCGCACGCGTCGCGACGATCGCCGGACAGTTTCGTGCAGCGCAAGCCCGGCTCGGCTGA
- a CDS encoding aldo/keto reductase: MKYKQLGRTGLYVSELCLGTMTLGGNADAGMWAAIGSVGQDDATKLIGRALAAGINFIDTADVYSFGESERLVGQSLRDIGVPRGEVVLATKTAGAMGPKPNDQGASRGHIMDSVQRSLERLQVDHIDLYQIHANDSVTPLEETLRALDDLTRQGLVRYVGVSNWRAGKIGKALGLSQALHATRFETLQAYYSIAGRDVERELVPLALEEQLGMLVWSPLAGGLLSGKFGPGAPSAEGSRRSRFDFPPVDLERAWPCVAEMRAIADARRVSVARIALAWLLAKPHVTSVIVGAKRVDQLEDNLGAVDVALTDDELARLDAVSALPPSYPGWMIDRQEAARRPPAFTGGRRVEA; the protein is encoded by the coding sequence ATGAAATACAAGCAACTGGGCCGCACGGGCCTGTACGTCTCCGAACTGTGCCTCGGCACGATGACATTGGGCGGCAATGCCGACGCCGGCATGTGGGCGGCGATCGGTTCGGTCGGCCAGGACGACGCGACGAAACTCATTGGCCGCGCGCTTGCCGCGGGCATCAACTTCATCGACACGGCCGACGTCTACTCGTTCGGCGAATCCGAACGCCTCGTCGGGCAGTCGCTGCGCGACATCGGCGTGCCGCGCGGCGAAGTCGTGCTGGCAACGAAGACGGCCGGCGCGATGGGTCCGAAGCCCAACGACCAGGGCGCATCGCGCGGGCACATCATGGATTCGGTGCAGAGAAGCCTGGAACGGCTGCAGGTTGACCATATCGACCTCTATCAGATCCATGCGAACGATTCCGTCACGCCGCTCGAGGAAACGCTGCGTGCGCTCGACGACCTGACGCGCCAGGGCCTGGTTCGCTATGTCGGTGTGTCGAACTGGCGCGCCGGCAAGATCGGCAAGGCGCTCGGGCTGAGCCAGGCGCTGCACGCGACGCGTTTCGAAACGCTGCAGGCCTATTATTCGATCGCAGGGCGCGACGTGGAGCGCGAACTGGTGCCGCTCGCGCTCGAAGAGCAGTTGGGGATGCTTGTCTGGTCGCCGCTTGCCGGCGGATTGCTGTCGGGCAAATTCGGTCCGGGCGCACCGTCCGCCGAAGGTTCGCGGCGCAGCCGTTTCGACTTTCCGCCGGTCGACCTCGAGCGTGCGTGGCCATGCGTGGCCGAGATGCGCGCCATCGCCGACGCGCGACGCGTGTCGGTCGCGCGGATCGCGCTTGCGTGGCTGCTCGCGAAGCCGCATGTCACGAGCGTCATCGTCGGCGCCAAACGGGTCGACCAGCTCGAAGACAACCTCGGCGCGGTCGATGTCGCGCTGACCGACGACGAGCTTGCACGTCTGGACGCCGTGAGTGCATTGCCGCCGAGCTATCCCGGCTGGATGATCGATCGGCAGGAAGCAGCCAGGCGGCCGCCGGCTTTTACGGGCGGGCGTCGCGTTGAAGCGTGA